From one Anopheles bellator chromosome 1, idAnoBellAS_SP24_06.2, whole genome shotgun sequence genomic stretch:
- the LOC131205475 gene encoding muscle-specific protein 20, with product MALERQVRMKIAGKRDLEKDKEAQYWVEEVLGEKFPAGVLYEDALRDGLILCKLINKLEPGAVPKINTSGGQFKMMENINMFQQALKKYGVPDLDVFQTVDLYEKKDIAQVTSTIFALGRACYKHAEFKGPFLGPKPADECKRNFTEEQLNAGQAIIGLQAGTNKGATQAGQNIGAGRKIILGK from the exons ATCGCCGGCAAGCGCGACCTGGAGAAGGATAAGGAGGCCCAGTACTGGGTTGAGGAGGTGCTCGGCGAGAAGTTCCCGGCCGGCGTCCTGTACGAGGATGCGCTGCGCGACGGGCTGATCCTGTGCAAGCTGATCAACAAGCTGGAACCGGGCGCGGTCCCGAAGATCAACACGTCCGGTGGCCAGTTCAAGATGATGGAGAACATCAACATGTTCCAGCAGGCGCTGAAGAAGTATGGCGTGCCGGACTTGGACGTGTTCCAGACGGTCGACCTGTACGAGAAGAAGGACATCGCGCAGGTGACCAGCACTATTTTTGCCCTCGGCCGTGCG TGCTACAAACACGCGGAATTCAAGGGACCGTTCCTGGGACCGAAGCCGGCCGATGAATGCAAGCGAAACTTCACCGAGGAGCAGCTAAATGCGGGTCAGGCCATCATCGGACTGCAGGCGGGAACCAACAAGGGTGCGACGCAGGCCGGCCAGAACATTGGCGCCGGTCGTAAAATCATTCTCGGAAAGTAA
- the LOC131205413 gene encoding muscle LIM protein 1 isoform X5 yields the protein MPFKPAENPKCPKCGKSVYAAEERVAGGHKFHKGCFKCGMCGKMLDSTNCAEHESELYCKNCHGRKYGPKGYGFGGGAGCLSMDTGAQFQSTDGK from the exons ATGCCTTTCAAGCCAGCTGAGAACCCCAAGTGCCCCAAGTGCGGCAAGTCGGTGTACGCCGCCGAGGAGCGTGTCGCCGGTGGACACAAATTCCACAAGGGCTGCTTCAAATGCG GAATGTGCGGCAAGATGCTTGACTCCACAAACTGCGCCGAGCACGAAAGCGAGCTGTACTGCAAGAACTGCCACGGACGCAAGTACGGACCGAAGGGCTACGGCTTCGGTGGAGGCGCCGGGTGCCTCTCGATGGACACTGGCGCCCAGTTTCAGTCGACCGACGG CAAGTAA